The following proteins are co-located in the Mus caroli chromosome 7, CAROLI_EIJ_v1.1, whole genome shotgun sequence genome:
- the Ovch2 gene encoding ovochymase-2 has protein sequence MPISKDKLILILGMVCLEQGHSETLSSIRDPDCGQSLVKPQPQNYFSLFSRIVGGSQVEKGSYPWQVSLKQKQKHICGGTIISSQWVITAAHCMANRNIALTLNITAGEHDLSQAEPGEQTLAIETIIIHPQFSTRKPMIYDIALLKMVGTFQFGQFVRPVCLPEPGEHFNAGFICTTAGWGRLSEGGSLPQVLQQVNLPILTQEECEAVLLTLKNPITGKTFLCTGSPDGGRDACQGDSGGSLMCQNRKGAWTLAGVTSWGLGCGRSWRNNARKKEQGSPGIFTDLRRVLPWILKHIQTGHRRKSTKALCSEPDGLISGSEGELHFPESLHLYYESKQLCVWTFLVPEDMHMLLNFSNLDVESCHHNYLAMYSLEDRLVGKFCGENLHTSILLGSSSIQLRFISDATDYATGFNLTYKALKPRYHPDSGCRSLTILFEEGTIQSLHYPEDYSDMASCTWIFQAPSYCLIKLSFQSLEIEENGDCTSDYVTVHSDVEKEKEIARFCGYVIPSPVLSSSSVMLISFQSDENGTARGFQADISFISRADLNISVSEDESVPLETWDVPPGPMEISDAERDTHTRTP, from the exons AATTACTTTAGCCTTTTCAGTCGCATTGTTGGAGGAAGCCAAGTGGAAAAGGGTTCCTATCCTTGGCAA GTGTCTCtgaaacaaaagcagaagcaCATCTGTGGAGGGACCATCATCTCTTCACAGTGGGTCATCACAGCCGCTCATTGCATGGCTAACAG AAACATTGCATTAACTTTGAATATAACTGCTGGAGAACATGACTTGAGCCAAGCCGAGCCAGGAGAGCAAACACTTGCCATTGAAACCATCATCATACACCCGCAGTTCTCCACCAGAAAACCTATGATCTATGATATAGCCCTTCTGAAGATGGTTGGAACCTTCCAATTTG GACAGTTTGTGAGGCCTGTGTGTCTTCCAGAGCCAGGAGAACACTTTAATGCTGGATTTATTTGTACAACTGCAGGCTGGGGTCGCTTGTCCGAAG GTGGCAGCCTCCCACAAGTCTTGCAGCAGGTAAACCTGCCAATTTTGACTCAGGAGGAATGTGAGGCCGTTCTGTTGACCTTAAAGAATCCCATTACTGGGAAGACCTTTCTCTGCACAGGATCCCCTGATGGAGGGAGAGATGCTTGTCAG GGAGATTCAGGAGGGTCACTTATGTGCCAGAATAGGAAAGGGGCCTGGACTCTGGCTGGAGTGACTTCTTGGGGTTTGGGCTGTGGTCGAAGCTGGAGAAACAAcgcaagaaagaaagagcaaggatCTCCTGGAATCTTCACAGATCTCAGGAGAGTGCTTCCCTGGATCCTCAAACATATCCAGACTG gcCATCGAAGGAAGAGCACCAAAG CTTTATGCAGTGAGCCTGATGGTCTCATCAGTGGGTCTGAGGGAGAGCTGCACTTCCCAGAAAGTCTTCACCTATACTATGAGAGCAAGCA ACTGTGTGTCTGGACCTTCCTGGTTCCAGAGGACATGCATATGTTGCTCAATTTCTCAAACTTGGATGTAGAGTCTTGTCaccacaattacctggcaatgTACTCTTTAGAAGACAGACTGGTTG GGAAATTCTGTGGAGAAAATCTCCATACATCCATTCTCCTTGGCTCCAGTTCTATCCAGCTGAGATTCATCTCTGATGCCACAGATTATGCCACTGGGTTTAATCTCACCTATAAAGCACTTAAGCCGAGATACCATCCTG ATTCCGGCTGCAGGTCTCTAACTATCCTCTTTGAAGAAGGCACTATACAGAGTCTTCACTATCCTGAAGACTACAGTGACATGGCTAGCTGTACCTGGATTTTTCAAGCCCCCAGCTATTGCCTAATTAAG CTGTCATTTCAGAGcctagaaatagaagaaaatggagactgCACCTCTGACTATGTGACTGTACACAGTGATGTcgagaaggagaaggaaatag CTCGGTTCTGTGGCTATGTGATACCCAGCCCTGTGCTGAGTTCCTCCAGTGTGATGCTCATCAGCTTCCAATCAGATGAAAATGGCACTGCCAGGGGCTTCCAGGCTGACATTTCCTTCATTTCTAGAGCAG ATTTAAATATCTCCGTATCAGAGGATGAATCAGTGCCTCTGGAGACATGGGATGTACCACCTGGACCAATGGAAATTTCTG atgcagagagagacacacatacaagaaCACCATAG